One Sus scrofa isolate TJ Tabasco breed Duroc chromosome 1, Sscrofa11.1, whole genome shotgun sequence DNA segment encodes these proteins:
- the NAIF1 gene encoding LOW QUALITY PROTEIN: nuclear apoptosis-inducing factor 1 (The sequence of the model RefSeq protein was modified relative to this genomic sequence to represent the inferred CDS: inserted 4 bases in 3 codons): protein MAVPAKKRKMNFSEREVEIIVEELELKKHLLVNHFNAGVPLAAKSAAWHGILRRVNAVATCRRELPEVKKKWSDLKTEVRRKVAQVRAAVEGGEAPGPTEDDGAGGPGTGGGSGGGGPAVXPVLLTPMQQRICNLLGEATIISLPSTTEIHPVALGPTATAAAATVTLTQIPAETTYHTLEEGVVEYCTAEAPPPLPPEXPVEVMAPHADASVKPQALKSRIALNSAKLIQEQRVTNLHVKEIAQHLEQQNDLLQMIRRSQEVQACAQERQAQAMEGTQAALSVLIQVLRPMIKDFRRYCKATXAHPATASDPGQVAQNGQPDGVIQ, encoded by the exons aTGGCTGTCCCAGccaagaagaggaagatgaactTCTCTGAGCGAGAGGTGGAGATCATCGTGGAGGAGTTGGAATTGAAGAAGCACCTGCTGGTGAACCACTTCAACGCCGGGGTCCCTCTGGCTGCCAAGAGCGCAGCGTGGCATGGCATCCTGAGAAGGGTCAATGCCGTGGCCACCTGCCGCAGGGAGCTGCCCGAGGTCAAGAAAAAGTGGTCTGATCTCAAGACCGAGGTCCGTCGCAAGGTTGCCCAGGTCCGGGCGGCTGTGGAGGGTGGTGAGGCCCCAGGGCCCACTGAGGACGACGGAGCCGGTGGGCCTGGGACAGGTGGTGGCAGTGGCGGTGGTGGCCCAGCTG GCCCCGTACTGCTCACCCCCATGCAAcaacgcatctgcaacctcctgGGCGAGGCCACCATCATCAGCCTGCCCAGTACCACAGAGATCCACCCCGTGGCCCTTGGacccacagccactgcagccgCAGCCACAGTCACCCTGACACAGA TCCCGGCAGAGACCACCTACCACACGCTGGAGGAGGGAGTGGTGGAGTACTGCACGGCTGAggcgcccccgcccctgccacccG GCCCCGTGGAGGTGATGGCCCCGCACGCTGACGCCTCGGTCAAGCCACAGGCGCTCAAGAGCCGCATAGCCCTCAACTCCGCCAAGCTGATCCAGGAGCAGCGGGTCACCAACCTGCACGTGAAGGAGATCGCCCAGCACCTGGAGCAGCAGAACGACCTGCTGCAGATGATCCGCCGCTCCCAGGAGGTCCAGGCCTGCGCCCAGGAGCGCCAGGCTCAGGCCATGGAGGGCACCCAGGCGGCCCTGAGCGTCCTCATCCAGGTCCTCCGGCCCATGATCAAAGATTTCCGCCGCTACTGCAAAGCAAC TGCCCACCCTGCCACTGCCTCTGACCCTGGACAGGTGGCCCAGAACGGGCAGCCTGACGGCGTCATCCAGTGA